One window of the Gloeocapsa sp. DLM2.Bin57 genome contains the following:
- a CDS encoding response regulator, which yields MKFASVIRKLPLRVVLIAPFVVQIVTTVGLVSYLSYKNGQAAINDLANQLMVETGDRIEENLTNYLAIPEKINQSNAAALKLGILDPNNLTQIQELFWEQMHIYSEVSGIMITTENNDFVIIERSQDNEIFLRIFNESTAGMLNNYLLDSESNPIKMTASYPYDPQNAPPQDPWYTATQKAQDSLWRHTISAPKGHEQPIIILANFRAFYDQNNQFAGIIAVSFYLEKINKFLESLDIGKTGEAFIIDQEGFLINTSTGEKTFDETPQSNQAENVQVTNRRQKTSDSENLLTQAVGNLLETKLTKLTTLNQSQNLTINLNNQGYFLRIKPTQSEQGLQWFIVIAIPEEDFMQEINEQNRTTIFLSLLTLLIAIILGILTASWVTQPILTLNEASKEIAQGNFYKHIPQDREDELGELTTSFNLMAKQLQESFENLDDKVKAKTKELVIAKEKAEVANQAKSTFIAKMSHELRTPLNAILGFSQIMIRAIELPKEHKEYTMIINKSGNYLLTLINNILDLSKIEAGKIAFNPKDFDLYALLDEVEDLLSISAQNKGLELIIKRTIDLPQYINTDETKLRQVLINLINNGIKFTNQGGVYLIVKHKQQIEQPDKATIYFSIRDTGVGIPSDELEQIFEAFTQTQVGRNSQEGTGLGLTISRRFIQLMGGDIKVDSQVGIGTTFDFDIQVDLVSDQDLAEEILSPQVIGLQPNQPTYKILIVDDRAVNRLLLIKLLEPLGFAVKEAANGQEAIAIWDDWEPHLIWMDMRMPIMDGYEATQKIKSTTKGNATAVIALTASVLEEEKAIVLSAGCDDFARKPFEESIIFEVLHKHLGVKYIYAQENTSESASQSTLLKVEDLAIMPQEWLNRLYQASKLLDEDTIRELSQEISAEHEFLAIKINDLVNDFQFHKIRQVIEKLNNE from the coding sequence ATGAAATTTGCCTCTGTTATTCGTAAATTACCACTGCGAGTAGTCTTAATTGCTCCTTTTGTAGTTCAAATTGTCACCACCGTAGGATTAGTGAGTTATTTATCTTATAAAAATGGACAAGCAGCGATCAATGACTTAGCTAATCAGTTAATGGTAGAAACAGGCGATCGCATTGAAGAGAATTTAACTAATTATCTAGCTATTCCCGAAAAAATTAATCAGAGTAACGCTGCAGCTTTAAAACTTGGCATTTTAGACCCAAATAATCTTACACAAATTCAAGAGCTATTTTGGGAACAAATGCACATTTACTCTGAAGTAAGCGGCATAATGATTACTACTGAGAATAACGATTTTGTAATTATAGAGCGTAGTCAAGATAACGAAATCTTTCTAAGGATATTTAATGAATCAACCGCAGGAATGTTAAATAACTATCTACTCGATAGCGAAAGTAACCCTATTAAAATGACTGCTAGTTACCCCTATGATCCTCAGAATGCTCCACCACAAGATCCTTGGTATACAGCTACTCAAAAAGCTCAAGATTCCTTATGGAGACATACAATATCAGCACCGAAAGGTCATGAACAACCTATCATTATCCTAGCTAACTTTAGAGCTTTTTATGATCAAAATAATCAATTTGCTGGGATTATAGCTGTAAGCTTTTACTTAGAGAAAATTAACAAATTCTTAGAAAGTCTAGATATTGGTAAAACAGGAGAAGCGTTTATTATTGATCAGGAAGGATTTTTAATCAATACTTCTACTGGGGAGAAAACTTTTGATGAAACACCCCAATCTAATCAAGCGGAAAATGTTCAGGTCACAAACCGTCGTCAAAAAACTAGTGATAGTGAGAACTTACTTACTCAAGCTGTGGGTAATTTATTAGAAACCAAGTTAACCAAATTAACAACTCTTAACCAGAGTCAAAACTTAACTATTAACTTAAATAATCAAGGTTATTTCCTGAGAATTAAACCTACTCAATCGGAACAAGGATTGCAATGGTTTATTGTGATTGCTATTCCTGAAGAAGATTTTATGCAGGAAATCAATGAGCAGAATCGCACTACTATTTTCTTATCACTTTTAACTTTATTAATAGCTATTATATTAGGAATTCTGACAGCTAGTTGGGTAACTCAACCTATCTTAACCTTAAATGAAGCTTCTAAAGAGATTGCTCAAGGCAACTTTTACAAACATATACCCCAAGATAGAGAAGATGAATTAGGAGAATTAACCACTTCTTTTAATCTTATGGCAAAACAACTGCAAGAATCCTTTGAAAATCTCGATGATAAAGTTAAAGCCAAAACCAAAGAATTAGTTATCGCTAAAGAAAAAGCCGAAGTCGCTAATCAAGCCAAAAGTACTTTTATCGCCAAAATGAGTCATGAGTTGAGAACTCCTCTTAATGCGATTTTAGGCTTTTCCCAAATCATGATCCGCGCTATTGAGTTGCCAAAAGAACATAAAGAATACACAATGATTATCAATAAAAGTGGTAATTATTTATTAACCTTGATTAATAATATTCTCGACCTATCTAAAATTGAAGCAGGTAAAATAGCTTTTAACCCCAAAGATTTTGATTTGTATGCTCTTTTAGATGAAGTAGAAGATTTATTAAGCATCAGCGCTCAAAATAAAGGTTTAGAGTTGATTATTAAACGGACAATCGATTTACCTCAATATATCAATACCGATGAAACTAAACTGCGCCAAGTTTTAATTAACTTAATCAATAATGGTATTAAATTTACTAACCAAGGAGGAGTATATCTAATTGTTAAGCATAAACAGCAAATTGAGCAACCAGACAAAGCAACTATTTATTTTTCTATCAGAGATACAGGAGTGGGAATTCCGTCAGATGAATTAGAGCAAATTTTTGAAGCTTTTACCCAGACTCAAGTGGGAAGGAATAGTCAAGAGGGTACGGGTTTAGGTTTAACCATCAGTCGTCGCTTTATTCAACTCATGGGAGGAGATATTAAGGTAGATAGTCAGGTAGGAATCGGGACAACTTTTGATTTTGACATTCAAGTTGATCTTGTTAGTGATCAAGATTTAGCAGAAGAAATACTCTCCCCTCAAGTTATTGGTTTACAACCTAATCAACCAACCTATAAAATATTGATAGTGGATGATCGTGCTGTCAATCGTTTATTATTAATTAAATTACTCGAGCCGTTGGGTTTTGCTGTAAAAGAAGCAGCCAATGGTCAAGAAGCAATTGCAATTTGGGATGATTGGGAGCCTCATTTAATTTGGATGGATATGAGAATGCCGATTATGGATGGTTATGAAGCTACTCAAAAGATTAAAAGTACTACTAAAGGGAATGCTACAGCGGTTATTGCTTTGACAGCTAGCGTTTTAGAAGAAGAAAAAGCAATTGTTTTATCAGCAGGATGCGATGATTTTGCCAGAAAACCTTTTGAGGAATCAATAATCTTTGAAGTGTTACACAAACACCTAGGGGTTAAATATATTTATGCTCAAGAAAATACCTCTGAATCTGCGAGTCAATCTACACTTTTGAAAGTAGAAGATTTAGCTATAATGCCTCAAGAATGGCTAAACCGATTATATCAAGCTAGTAAACTTTTAGATGAAGATACTATCAGAGAATTAAGCCAAGAAATTTCTGCTGAACATGAATTTTTAGCTATTAAAATAAATGATTTAGTTAATGATTTTCAATTCCATAAAATTAGACAAGTAATCGAAAAACTCAATAATGAATAA